GACAGCGTGGTACCCAAAACTAAGCCAAGCTCACGCACTAACGAGTTAGTCGCACCAGCTAATCCCCGCATTTTATTGGGCACTGCTTGCATGACGATCACATTGTTCGGCGTGCTGAAAACAGCCGTCCCGATCGCGATCAGAACCGAATTAAAAATAAAATACGTCGGTTCATACTGTGCTGTAGACAGTGCCAAAGTCAACTGAGCACCCACTAAAATCGTCATCCCAATCAACATTTCCAAGCGCTGATCATAACGATCGGAAAGATAACCAGCCAATGGTGAAGCCACTAGTGAGACGATCGGCGTGACCATTAATAATACTCCGGTGACCCCTGGTGAGTATTTCAACGCTAATTGCAAATACAATGGCGCTAAAATCGTGAAGAAATACGAAACAATGAAGCTCAAAAACGCAACTAACAGACTCTGACTAAATAAATGATAACGAAAAATCTTAAAATCTAGCAACGGTAACGTAACCCGCCGTTCGATCCGCCAAAACACATAACTTAAACCCATGGTTAATAACAACATGAGCCACCAATAACTGACTTGCGTCGTTGCCACATACAACGTACTAGCAGCCAAGGCCAAAATCAGCGCCCCCAGCCAGTCAATTCGCCCACTGTGTTGCGACTTATTTTTCGGAAAAATCACGAGTTCAGCCAATAAACACAGCAACCCTAATGGTAAGTTGACCCAAAAAATATAGTTCCAAGGTAACTGAACCAAGATCAAACCGCCTAGGCCAGGTCCAGCTAAAGCCCCTAGCGAAATAAAGATACCTTCAATTCCAAAGGCGCGGCCCAATTGTTCTGGTGGAAAAGTATCAGTCACCAATGCATAACTATTGGCCATCGTCATACTAGCACCAATGCCTTGGACTAAGCGGCCCAGCAATACAACTACCAAATAACCGCCTAAACCGGCCAAAAATGACCCGAATAAAAAGACTAATGTGCCCCATTTAAATACCCGACTACGGCCAAACTGATCACCTAGCTGACCAAACAATAGTAACGTCGCACAAATGGTGATC
This is a stretch of genomic DNA from Loigolactobacillus coryniformis subsp. coryniformis KCTC 3167 = DSM 20001. It encodes these proteins:
- a CDS encoding MFS transporter, with translation MQSPIQRWTILSVIGLFFFMVIVDGSIVAIAIPAIARDLSITTGATTLIISSYLITICATLLLFGQLGDQFGRSRVFKWGTLVFLFGSFLAGLGGYLVVVLLGRLVQGIGASMTMANSYALVTDTFPPEQLGRAFGIEGIFISLGALAGPGLGGLILVQLPWNYIFWVNLPLGLLCLLAELVIFPKNKSQHSGRIDWLGALILALAASTLYVATTQVSYWWLMLLLTMGLSYVFWRIERRVTLPLLDFKIFRYHLFSQSLLVAFLSFIVSYFFTILAPLYLQLALKYSPGVTGVLLMVTPIVSLVASPLAGYLSDRYDQRLEMLIGMTILVGAQLTLALSTAQYEPTYFIFNSVLIAIGTAVFSTPNNVIVMQAVPNKMRGLAGATNSLVRELGLVLGTTLSTLIFYRLLSFFSHRSVSTALGVARHFCSRLSVALI